The following proteins come from a genomic window of Edaphobacter sp. 4G125:
- the rpsT gene encoding 30S ribosomal protein S20 has product MANHVSSLKRARQTETKTAVNRANKSKLRGSLRSLREAIAKGDAKTLNAAYSATVSALDKSVQKGVIHKNTASRYKSRLNARVKAVVAPAKVA; this is encoded by the coding sequence ATGGCAAATCATGTTTCATCGCTGAAGCGCGCACGTCAGACCGAGACCAAGACCGCGGTCAACCGCGCCAACAAGAGCAAGCTCCGCGGCAGCCTGCGTTCGCTGCGTGAAGCGATCGCCAAGGGCGATGCCAAGACGCTCAACGCCGCTTACAGCGCCACAGTTTCGGCCCTCGACAAGAGCGTGCAGAAGGGCGTAATTCACAAGAACACCGCCAGCCGTTACAAGTCCCGCTTGAACGCCCGCGTCAAGGCAGTCGTGGCCCCGGCAAAGGTCGCCTAA
- a CDS encoding M13 family metallopeptidase, which yields MIEQRWLQKQATCVALGLAAALLATAATAQTKPAQTAKDKPAEVYKPIPGFDLSSIDTSVDPCNDFYKFSCGKFAGNHPIPSDQPGVDQFYALYNVNTQSLNGILTKAAAGGASRTANEQKIGDYYKSCMDTETIEAKGLTPLKPLLDQIDAVESPSELAPLAGKLQRNGIDVFFSYGEQQDFKDASKQIAYIDQGGLGLPERDYYLRTGAKDEALRKQYVEHVAKMLTLAGTPADQAKKDADAILAFETKLAKASMPVTERRDPEKVYHLQTIATFNESFPADAFGAFRTTIQSPEITEINNANPEFISSMVSTVQDTDINTLKAYMRYHLLTGAANRLPKKFDDENFDFYGRILTGQPQQSAHWKRCSNAVNGALGEALGQVYVSQYFAGDSKAKMLEMVHDIEHAMDRDIDQLDWMSAETKARAKEKLQGVANKIGYPDKWRDYSKLEIKADDALGNKFRSVAFENDRQLRKIGQPVDHSEWGMTPPTVNAYYDPSMNDINFPAGILQPAFYDPKQDDAVNYGHIGAVIGHELTHGFDDEGRKFDAKGNMTDWWTAEDAKKFETRTDCLVNEYGSFTAVDDVKVNGKLTLGENTADNGGLVLAYLAYLERAKTNKVDLNAKIDGYTAPQRFYIAYAQNWCENSRPEVIRQQVLTDPHSPDHFRANGAIVNQPGFAAAFSCKKGAPMVPANSCRVW from the coding sequence ATGATCGAACAAAGATGGCTGCAAAAGCAGGCCACGTGCGTTGCTTTGGGACTAGCGGCTGCCCTTCTCGCAACAGCAGCAACCGCACAGACAAAGCCTGCCCAGACGGCTAAGGATAAGCCCGCCGAGGTTTACAAGCCTATCCCAGGCTTTGACCTCTCCTCCATCGATACATCGGTTGATCCCTGCAACGATTTCTACAAATTTTCCTGTGGCAAATTCGCGGGGAATCACCCCATCCCATCCGACCAGCCCGGAGTCGACCAGTTTTATGCGCTCTATAACGTGAATACGCAGTCATTAAACGGCATTCTTACGAAGGCTGCAGCGGGTGGAGCCAGCCGCACCGCCAACGAACAGAAAATCGGCGATTACTACAAGAGCTGCATGGACACGGAGACGATTGAAGCCAAAGGACTGACGCCTTTGAAGCCCCTGCTCGACCAGATTGATGCTGTAGAGTCGCCTTCTGAACTGGCCCCCCTTGCAGGCAAGCTCCAGCGCAATGGGATTGATGTCTTCTTCAGCTATGGCGAGCAGCAGGACTTCAAGGACGCCAGCAAGCAGATCGCCTACATCGATCAGGGTGGTCTGGGTCTTCCGGAGCGCGACTACTATCTGCGGACCGGAGCCAAAGACGAGGCTCTTCGCAAGCAGTATGTCGAACATGTGGCAAAGATGCTGACCCTCGCCGGTACCCCTGCTGACCAGGCAAAGAAGGACGCCGACGCCATCCTGGCCTTCGAAACCAAGCTGGCCAAAGCTTCCATGCCGGTGACCGAACGTCGCGACCCTGAGAAGGTCTATCACCTTCAGACCATCGCAACCTTTAACGAGAGCTTTCCGGCGGATGCCTTCGGGGCCTTCCGCACGACAATTCAATCTCCCGAGATCACTGAGATCAATAATGCCAATCCGGAGTTCATCTCCTCGATGGTCAGCACCGTTCAGGACACAGACATCAACACGCTGAAGGCGTACATGCGCTATCACCTGCTGACCGGCGCGGCCAATCGCCTTCCGAAGAAGTTCGACGACGAAAACTTCGACTTTTACGGCCGCATTCTTACCGGGCAGCCGCAGCAGAGCGCACACTGGAAGCGCTGCTCCAATGCAGTAAACGGCGCGCTGGGCGAGGCGCTGGGCCAGGTCTACGTCTCGCAGTACTTCGCTGGAGACAGCAAAGCGAAGATGCTGGAGATGGTGCATGACATCGAGCACGCAATGGATCGTGACATCGATCAACTGGACTGGATGTCCGCCGAGACCAAGGCGCGTGCCAAGGAGAAGCTACAGGGCGTCGCGAATAAGATCGGCTACCCGGACAAGTGGCGCGATTACTCGAAGCTCGAGATCAAAGCAGATGATGCCTTGGGCAACAAGTTCCGCAGCGTAGCGTTTGAAAACGACCGTCAGCTCCGTAAGATCGGCCAGCCGGTCGATCACAGCGAGTGGGGGATGACGCCACCAACGGTCAACGCCTACTACGATCCCAGCATGAACGACATCAATTTCCCTGCCGGAATTCTTCAACCGGCTTTCTACGATCCCAAGCAGGATGATGCAGTGAACTACGGACACATCGGCGCAGTAATCGGCCATGAGCTGACGCATGGCTTCGACGATGAGGGACGTAAATTCGATGCCAAAGGCAACATGACCGATTGGTGGACGGCAGAAGACGCGAAGAAGTTTGAGACTCGCACTGACTGCCTGGTGAACGAATATGGATCGTTTACTGCCGTCGATGACGTCAAGGTGAACGGCAAGCTCACGCTAGGCGAGAACACTGCCGATAACGGTGGTCTGGTGTTGGCTTACCTTGCCTATCTCGAGCGGGCGAAGACAAACAAAGTCGACCTGAACGCGAAGATCGATGGCTACACGGCTCCGCAGCGGTTCTACATTGCTTACGCACAGAACTGGTGTGAGAACTCGCGACCCGAGGTCATTCGCCAGCAGGTGCTGACCGATCCGCACTCGCCGGACCACTTCCGCGCCAATGGGGCGATCGTCAACCAGCCCGGCTTTGC